A region from the Desulfuromonas acetexigens genome encodes:
- the rpsJ gene encoding 30S ribosomal protein S10, with protein sequence MPSQKIRIRLKAYDHKLLDLSVNEIVDTAKRTGARVAGPVPLPTIINKYCVLRGPHVDKKSREQFEMRTHKRLLDILEPTQQTVDALMKLDLSAGVDVEIKL encoded by the coding sequence ATGCCGAGCCAAAAGATCAGAATCCGTTTGAAGGCTTATGACCATAAGCTGCTCGATCTTTCCGTAAACGAGATCGTCGATACCGCTAAGCGTACAGGTGCCCGGGTAGCAGGACCGGTTCCCTTGCCGACCATCATCAATAAATATTGCGTGTTGCGCGGTCCCCATGTTGACAAGAAGAGCCGCGAACAGTTTGAAATGCGGACGCACAAGCGCCTTCTCGACATCCTCGAGCCGACACAGCAGACGGTGGATGCCCTGATGAAGCTTGACTTGTCTGCCGGCGTCGACGTGGAAATCAAGCTCTAG